The Amycolatopsis sp. DG1A-15b genome window below encodes:
- a CDS encoding FtsQ-type POTRA domain-containing protein has protein sequence MSPTRERRRPSSEEELPDRAALARQRRGRRSEEERRRTRAARPKTGGRTRPNRQVEIRRRWVALLSVLTVVALVYLLFFSSMLGVQDVSVGGSRTVPADQIRTVAAVPAGKPMLRLSTDEIRDRVAGMPGIATVEVSRSWPNTVEITVTERTAIAFFDSGPGGDGVHLVDGGGVVFKTVAARPPGLPELKLPKVSADDPVTRAVTAVLGVIPEQLLKQVTTATAKTPASVEFTLANGKIVRWGTAEQTDRKAKVLAALLTQDGKVYDVAAPELPTITS, from the coding sequence ATGAGTCCGACCAGGGAACGCCGCCGTCCGTCCTCCGAAGAGGAGCTCCCGGATCGCGCTGCCCTGGCGAGGCAACGACGGGGGCGGCGCTCCGAGGAGGAGCGCCGCCGGACCCGCGCCGCGCGGCCCAAGACCGGGGGCCGCACCCGGCCCAACCGGCAGGTGGAGATCCGCCGCCGGTGGGTCGCGCTGCTGTCCGTGCTCACCGTGGTCGCCCTGGTCTACCTGCTGTTCTTCAGCTCGATGCTCGGCGTGCAGGACGTCTCGGTCGGGGGCTCCCGCACGGTGCCTGCCGACCAGATCCGCACGGTGGCCGCGGTCCCGGCCGGCAAGCCGATGCTGCGGCTGAGCACCGACGAGATCCGCGACCGGGTGGCGGGGATGCCCGGTATCGCGACGGTCGAGGTGTCCCGCTCGTGGCCGAACACGGTCGAGATCACGGTGACCGAGCGGACGGCGATCGCGTTCTTCGACAGCGGCCCGGGCGGCGACGGCGTCCACCTCGTCGACGGCGGCGGCGTGGTGTTCAAGACGGTCGCGGCGCGGCCGCCGGGCCTGCCGGAGCTCAAGCTGCCGAAGGTGTCGGCGGACGACCCGGTGACGCGCGCGGTGACGGCGGTGCTCGGGGTGATCCCGGAGCAGCTCCTCAAGCAGGTCACGACGGCAACGGCGAAGACGCCGGCGAGCGTGGAGTTCACGCTGGCCAACGGGAAGATCGTCCGCTGGGGCACCGCGGAGCAGACGGACCGCAAGGCCAAGGTCCTGGCGGCCCTGCTCACCCAGGACGGCAAGGTCTACGACGTCGCGGCGCCGGAACTGCCGACCATCACCTCCTGA
- the murG gene encoding undecaprenyldiphospho-muramoylpentapeptide beta-N-acetylglucosaminyltransferase, producing the protein MSKPVKGTERAAAGKGPVVVVAGGGTAGHIEPALALADAVMRLRPDATVVALGTERGLENKLVPARGYPLELIPPVPLPRKPTPELVKLPLKVRDSVRKTREVLERVGADVVVGFGGYVALPAYLAARGRIPIVVHEANQSPGLANKVGARFARRVAVAVAGTPLPKAEVVGIPLRRSITTLDRPALRAEARAHFGLDPDAPTLLVFGGSQGAQSINAAVSGAAKDLADAGVGVLHAHGPKNTLVVQEFPGKPAYVPVPYLERMDLAYAAADVAICRSGAMTVAEVTSVGLPAVFVPLPIGNGEQASNARPAVDAGAALMVFDGDLSPAKVAELVVPLVTDADRVAKMGAAAVGMGHREADETLARIVLEAAGA; encoded by the coding sequence GTGAGTAAGCCCGTCAAGGGAACCGAGCGAGCCGCCGCGGGCAAGGGGCCGGTGGTCGTGGTCGCCGGAGGTGGCACCGCAGGACACATCGAACCCGCCCTCGCCCTGGCCGACGCCGTCATGCGGCTGCGCCCGGACGCGACGGTCGTCGCGCTCGGCACCGAGCGCGGCCTGGAGAACAAGCTGGTCCCGGCCCGCGGTTACCCCCTCGAGCTGATCCCGCCGGTGCCGCTGCCGCGCAAGCCGACGCCGGAGCTGGTCAAGCTGCCGCTGAAGGTCCGCGACTCGGTCCGCAAGACCCGCGAGGTGCTGGAGCGCGTCGGCGCGGACGTCGTCGTCGGCTTCGGCGGGTACGTCGCCCTGCCCGCCTACCTGGCCGCGCGCGGGCGCATCCCGATCGTCGTGCACGAGGCCAACCAGTCGCCGGGCCTGGCGAACAAGGTCGGCGCGCGGTTCGCCCGCCGCGTCGCGGTCGCCGTCGCGGGTACCCCGCTGCCGAAGGCCGAGGTCGTCGGGATCCCGCTGCGGCGGTCGATCACCACGCTGGACCGGCCCGCGCTGCGGGCCGAGGCGCGGGCGCACTTCGGCCTGGACCCGGACGCGCCGACGCTGCTGGTCTTCGGCGGTTCGCAAGGCGCGCAGTCGATCAACGCCGCCGTGTCCGGAGCGGCGAAGGACCTCGCGGACGCCGGTGTCGGCGTCCTGCACGCGCACGGGCCGAAGAACACGCTGGTCGTGCAGGAGTTCCCGGGCAAGCCGGCGTACGTGCCGGTGCCGTACCTGGAGCGGATGGACCTGGCCTACGCCGCGGCCGACGTCGCGATCTGCCGCTCGGGCGCGATGACCGTCGCCGAGGTGACCTCGGTCGGGCTGCCCGCGGTGTTCGTCCCGCTGCCGATCGGCAACGGCGAGCAGGCCAGCAACGCCAGGCCCGCCGTCGACGCCGGCGCCGCGCTGATGGTCTTCGACGGCGACCTCAGCCCGGCCAAGGTCGCCGAGCTGGTCGTCCCGCTGGTCACCGACGCCGACCGCGTCGCGAAGATGGGCGCGGCGGCCGTCGGCATGGGCCACCGAGAGGCCGACGAAACCCTCGCCCGCATCGTTCTGGAGGCCGCTGGTGCCTGA
- the murC gene encoding UDP-N-acetylmuramate--L-alanine ligase: MPELPEELRRAHLIGIGGAGMSGIARILLARGAFVSGSDAKESRALLSLRAQGAELFVGQSASNISSLSEPPSAVVVSTAIKESNPELAAARAAGIPVLHRAQALAGLMAGHRVACIAGTHGKTSTTSMLTVALQHCRLDPSFAIGGDLNESGANAHHGEGGVFVAEADESDGSFLTYSPSVAVVTNVESDHLDHHGTAEAYTKVFTEFVSRIAPGGLLIVCADDLAADELGKQASDLGVRVRRYGRTATGPGDARVLDYVPAPDGGVVRLALDGAEVSVRVAVPGEHMALNAVAALLAGIELGAPVDGLVDGLAAFGGVRRRFEFKGRAGDVRVYDDYAHHPTEVAAQLRAVRTAAGSGRVIVVFQPHLYSRTKTFSVEFAEALSLADEVVVLDVYGAREEPEPGVTGALIADRVTAAVHYEPAFDVAAPLAAGLAKPGDLVVTMGAGDVTQLGPEILAELDKR, translated from the coding sequence GTGCCTGAGTTGCCCGAAGAACTGCGCCGGGCCCACCTGATCGGGATCGGCGGGGCCGGCATGTCCGGCATCGCGCGGATCCTGCTGGCCCGGGGCGCTTTCGTGTCGGGCTCGGACGCGAAGGAGTCGCGTGCGCTGCTGTCGCTGCGCGCCCAGGGTGCCGAGCTGTTCGTCGGCCAGAGCGCTTCGAACATCTCGTCGCTCTCGGAACCGCCGTCCGCCGTGGTCGTCTCGACGGCGATCAAGGAGTCCAACCCCGAGCTGGCCGCGGCGCGGGCGGCGGGCATCCCGGTGCTGCACCGGGCGCAGGCGCTGGCCGGGCTGATGGCAGGCCACCGCGTCGCCTGCATCGCGGGCACGCACGGCAAGACGTCGACGACGTCGATGCTGACCGTCGCGCTGCAGCACTGCCGGCTCGACCCGTCGTTCGCCATCGGCGGCGACCTCAACGAGTCGGGCGCCAACGCCCACCACGGCGAGGGTGGCGTGTTCGTCGCCGAGGCCGACGAGAGCGACGGCTCGTTCCTGACCTACTCGCCGTCGGTCGCGGTCGTGACGAACGTCGAGTCGGACCACCTGGACCACCACGGCACGGCCGAGGCCTACACGAAGGTGTTCACCGAGTTCGTGAGCCGGATCGCGCCGGGCGGGCTGCTGATCGTCTGCGCCGACGACCTCGCGGCCGACGAGCTGGGCAAGCAGGCCTCCGACCTGGGGGTCCGGGTGCGCCGCTACGGGCGCACGGCCACCGGGCCGGGCGACGCGCGAGTCCTGGACTACGTCCCGGCGCCGGACGGCGGTGTCGTGCGGCTCGCGCTCGACGGAGCCGAGGTTTCGGTGCGCGTCGCGGTGCCGGGCGAGCACATGGCGCTCAACGCGGTCGCGGCCCTGCTGGCCGGGATCGAGCTGGGTGCGCCGGTCGACGGCCTGGTCGACGGGCTCGCGGCGTTCGGCGGGGTGCGGCGGCGGTTCGAGTTCAAGGGCCGGGCCGGCGACGTCCGCGTCTACGACGACTACGCCCACCACCCGACCGAGGTGGCCGCGCAGCTGCGCGCGGTGCGGACGGCGGCCGGGTCCGGGCGGGTGATCGTGGTGTTCCAGCCGCACCTGTACTCGCGGACCAAGACGTTCTCGGTGGAGTTCGCCGAGGCGCTGTCGCTGGCCGACGAGGTCGTCGTGCTGGACGTCTACGGCGCGCGGGAGGAGCCCGAGCCGGGCGTCACCGGCGCGCTGATCGCCGACCGGGTGACCGCGGCGGTGCACTACGAGCCGGCGTTCGACGTCGCCGCGCCGCTGGCGGCCGGGCTGGCCAAGCCCGGTGACCTGGTGGTGACCATGGGCGCCGGGGACGTGACCCAGCTGGGCCCGGAGATCCTCGCCGAGCTGGACAAGCGCTGA